The Mesomycoplasma ovipneumoniae genome window below encodes:
- a CDS encoding ribonuclease HIII has translation MILFKPEFYQVDDLVIGCDEVGVGEYFTNLTVCCAVFRQSEIEGQLIEKIVDSKLLNEKKISELFEILDQKITYKFISLEMKDYNDLIQKGLNSHEIKAFLYFKVLSELVLIFKDVQIDKIFIDGFVSAQKFSQYFAKISKFFNIQQWNFEKYPLILEKKADTKIKQVGAASIIAKHALSQKFNKRQEKWKAIFPAGSNQIEKIVNFCLEQIQKYGTIFLEENVKLHFSITDKVYTKLKEKNGKNS, from the coding sequence ATGATCTTGTTTAAACCGGAATTTTATCAGGTTGATGATTTAGTAATTGGCTGTGATGAGGTTGGTGTTGGTGAGTATTTTACAAATTTAACTGTTTGTTGCGCTGTTTTTCGCCAGTCAGAAATTGAAGGGCAACTTATTGAAAAAATTGTTGATTCAAAACTTTTAAATGAAAAAAAAATTAGTGAACTTTTTGAAATTTTGGACCAAAAAATTACTTATAAATTTATCTCTTTAGAGATGAAAGACTATAATGATCTGATCCAAAAAGGACTAAACTCACATGAAATCAAAGCTTTTTTATATTTTAAAGTGCTTAGCGAACTAGTTTTAATTTTTAAAGATGTTCAAATTGATAAAATTTTCATTGATGGTTTTGTCTCAGCACAAAAATTTAGTCAATATTTTGCTAAAATAAGTAAATTTTTCAACATCCAGCAGTGAAATTTTGAAAAATATCCCTTAATTTTAGAAAAAAAAGCCGACACAAAAATTAAACAAGTCGGAGCTGCCTCAATAATTGCAAAACATGCCTTAAGTCAAAAATTCAATAAACGGCAAGAAAAATGAAAAGCAATTTTTCCGGCTGGTTCAAATCAAATTGAAAAAATTGTTAATTTTTGTCTCGAGCAAATCCAGAAATACGGGACAATTTTCCTTGAAGAAAATGTAAAATTACATTTTAGCATTACTGATAAAGTCTATACGAAACTAAAGGAAAAAAATGGAAAAAATAGCTAA
- a CDS encoding YneF family protein, with the protein MEKIAKLFQENSEQIIANVGKAGGVGLGGWIGITIGVGIILFIIGGVIALIVSKKMFEKQIRENPPITEGMIRAMYMQMGRKPSEAQIRAVMRSVKNAKK; encoded by the coding sequence ATGGAAAAAATAGCTAAATTGTTTCAAGAAAATTCAGAACAAATTATCGCAAATGTCGGTAAAGCTGGCGGAGTTGGTCTTGGTGGCTGAATTGGCATAACTATTGGTGTTGGAATTATTTTATTTATTATTGGCGGTGTGATTGCCTTAATAGTCTCAAAAAAAATGTTTGAAAAACAAATCCGCGAAAATCCACCAATAACTGAAGGCATGATTCGTGCAATGTACATGCAAATGGGTCGAAAACCATCTGAGGCACAAATTAGAGCGGTTATGCGATCAGTAAAAAACGCTAAAAAGTAG
- the gpmI gene encoding 2,3-bisphosphoglycerate-independent phosphoglycerate mutase, with product MKKKVILIIIDGLGLRPESQGNGFALAKTPVFDHLFENYPNSLIAASGQEVGLPEGQMGNSEVGHLNIGAGFIVYTGISIINNALKTGEFFKNEKFIKVFEHSIKTDTPVQIMGLFSPGGVHSHQDHLFALIDFAADFGVKKLNLHLFGDGRDVAPESIKPNLNLLIKKLKNFENYKIASISGRFYSMDRDKMFDRVELGYNSIRGKAENTFTNPIDYVDSQYEKGISDEFLQPAINLQVNKNDFLNDNHGVIFFNFRPDRARQLSHLILQTDLYNFKPKYPVKIDTFVSMMKYEGINCDIAFEEMKVKNPLGKVADEAGLKQLRLAETQKYAHVTFFIDGGVELELKNSDRILVDSLKVESYADYPQMSAVEITDKLIQVGQNYELIIVNFANPDMVGHTGNLKATIKAVEILDSQIGRIHNWAKENNFHFFITADHGNAELTEDENNKPSTKHTVFPVMLISSDKSLKLKNGRLANIAPTVLDYLNIKKHPDMDHESLIIKQN from the coding sequence ATGAAAAAAAAAGTTATTTTAATTATTATTGACGGCCTTGGATTGCGTCCTGAAAGTCAAGGAAACGGCTTTGCACTTGCAAAAACACCGGTTTTTGATCACCTTTTTGAGAATTATCCAAATAGTTTGATCGCCGCTTCAGGTCAAGAAGTTGGGCTCCCTGAAGGACAAATGGGAAATTCAGAAGTTGGCCATTTAAATATTGGGGCTGGATTTATTGTCTATACAGGAATTTCAATTATAAATAATGCTTTAAAAACCGGTGAGTTTTTCAAAAATGAAAAATTTATTAAGGTTTTTGAGCATAGTATCAAAACTGACACACCAGTGCAAATTATGGGACTTTTTTCACCTGGTGGTGTTCACTCACATCAAGATCACCTTTTTGCCCTAATTGATTTTGCCGCTGATTTTGGTGTTAAAAAACTTAATTTGCACCTTTTTGGTGATGGAAGGGATGTTGCCCCTGAATCAATTAAGCCAAATCTTAATTTATTAATAAAGAAATTGAAAAATTTTGAAAATTACAAAATTGCTTCAATTTCTGGCCGTTTTTATTCAATGGACCGTGATAAAATGTTTGACCGTGTTGAATTAGGATATAATTCTATTCGTGGAAAAGCCGAAAATACCTTCACAAATCCAATTGATTATGTTGATTCTCAATACGAAAAAGGAATTAGTGACGAATTTTTACAACCGGCAATAAATTTGCAGGTTAATAAAAATGATTTTCTTAACGACAATCATGGGGTTATTTTTTTCAATTTTCGTCCTGATCGTGCAAGACAACTTTCACATTTAATTTTGCAAACAGATTTATACAATTTTAAACCGAAATATCCTGTAAAAATCGACACTTTTGTGTCAATGATGAAATATGAAGGGATAAATTGCGATATTGCTTTTGAGGAAATGAAAGTCAAAAATCCACTTGGAAAAGTAGCTGATGAGGCAGGATTAAAACAACTTCGACTTGCTGAAACCCAAAAATATGCCCATGTAACTTTCTTTATTGACGGCGGCGTAGAACTTGAATTAAAAAATTCTGACCGAATTCTTGTTGATTCATTAAAAGTTGAGTCTTATGCTGATTATCCGCAAATGTCTGCTGTTGAAATTACAGATAAATTAATCCAAGTTGGTCAAAATTATGAGCTTATTATTGTCAATTTTGCAAATCCAGATATGGTTGGACATACAGGAAACTTAAAAGCAACTATAAAAGCAGTTGAAATTTTAGATTCACAAATTGGTCGAATTCACAACTGAGCAAAAGAAAATAATTTTCATTTTTTTATTACTGCCGACCATGGTAATGCCGAACTTACTGAGGATGAAAATAATAAGCCATCAACAAAACATACCGTATTTCCCGTTATGTTAATTTCAAGTGATAAGAGTTTGAAATTAAAAAACGGAAGATTGGCAAATATTGCCCCAACAGTGCTTGATTATTTAAATATCAAAAAACATCCTGATATGGATCATGAATCCTTAATAATTAAGCAAAACTAA
- a CDS encoding thioredoxin family protein, producing the protein MPIFDIHSTDDINQKIQTSKSAILVFHQPGCGACVLYEPSIDQMNDKYGVNGLVIIRTNVRENILFARDNQIQGTPTTLFYKDHKLVHRLEGYVPADVLESELKHFDLI; encoded by the coding sequence ATGCCAATCTTTGATATTCACTCAACTGATGACATTAATCAAAAAATTCAAACAAGTAAGTCAGCAATTCTCGTATTTCACCAACCTGGATGCGGAGCTTGTGTTCTTTATGAGCCTTCAATAGATCAAATGAATGATAAATATGGAGTAAATGGTCTAGTTATCATTAGAACTAACGTGCGTGAAAATATTTTATTTGCACGTGATAACCAAATCCAAGGAACTCCAACAACATTATTTTATAAAGATCACAAACTTGTTCATCGTCTTGAGGGTTATGTTCCTGCTGATGTATTAGAATCAGAATTAAAACATTTTGATTTAATTTAA
- the proS gene encoding proline--tRNA ligase produces the protein MKRPEKITPSSEDFAKWYVDVITQANLMSYGPIKGTLYFKPFGYSIWTNITKIVDAFFASQGVKNVYFPLLIPESFIEKEKQHIKGFAPELLTITHVGQKKLSENIYIRPTSELLFADYFRNEIASNNILPLKLNQWTQVLRWEKTTNPFLRNTEFLWQEGHTIHSDKLEAQNFTKKIAKYYKYFLENYLAIPTIFGKKTNREKFAGAVTTYTIESMMQNFRALQSATSHFLGQNFAKNFGIQFKNNKNEFETPYQTSWGISTRLIGALVMVHSDDSGLVLPPKIAPYKVDILEFFAKKHPEVKAFSKKVARILKQRKITYQVDESDDQIGFKINKSEVSGSPVRIEIGPNDVKKNQICLVRRDNRQKIYFNLDELKDKCPKILDEIQKNLFEKAKTRIIENTVFVTSYEDLQAEIQKGKFVIAPFNESSLKEKQIQDETTATARCILPKNSIFNIPQSGNSIFSGKKTTRFVLFAKSY, from the coding sequence ATGAAACGTCCCGAAAAGATAACGCCAAGTAGCGAAGATTTTGCAAAATGATATGTTGACGTTATAACTCAGGCGAATTTAATGAGTTACGGTCCAATTAAAGGAACGCTTTACTTTAAACCTTTTGGTTATTCAATTTGAACTAATATAACTAAAATAGTAGATGCATTTTTTGCTTCCCAAGGTGTAAAAAATGTTTATTTTCCGCTTCTTATACCTGAAAGTTTTATAGAAAAAGAAAAACAACATATTAAAGGTTTTGCGCCAGAATTATTAACAATTACTCATGTTGGCCAAAAAAAACTATCCGAAAATATTTATATAAGACCAACTAGCGAGCTCCTTTTTGCTGATTATTTTCGAAATGAAATTGCTTCAAATAACATTTTACCGTTAAAATTAAATCAGTGAACTCAAGTTTTAAGATGAGAAAAAACTACTAATCCATTTTTACGAAATACTGAATTTCTTTGGCAAGAAGGTCACACAATTCATTCAGATAAATTAGAGGCTCAAAATTTTACTAAAAAAATAGCTAAATATTATAAATACTTTTTAGAAAATTATCTTGCTATACCAACAATATTTGGTAAAAAAACTAATCGCGAAAAATTTGCCGGTGCTGTTACAACTTACACTATCGAGTCAATGATGCAAAATTTCCGCGCGCTTCAATCGGCCACATCGCATTTTTTAGGCCAAAATTTTGCTAAAAATTTTGGAATTCAGTTTAAAAATAACAAAAACGAATTTGAGACACCGTATCAAACATCTTGAGGGATTTCAACCCGTCTAATTGGCGCTCTAGTAATGGTTCATAGCGATGATAGTGGTTTGGTTTTGCCACCAAAAATTGCCCCTTATAAGGTAGATATTCTTGAATTTTTTGCAAAAAAACATCCTGAAGTAAAAGCTTTTTCAAAAAAAGTAGCTAGAATTCTTAAACAAAGAAAAATTACCTATCAAGTAGATGAATCAGATGACCAAATTGGCTTTAAAATAAATAAGTCTGAAGTTTCTGGCTCACCAGTTCGAATTGAAATTGGGCCAAATGATGTAAAGAAAAATCAAATTTGCCTTGTTCGGCGTGATAACCGCCAAAAAATTTATTTTAATCTTGATGAATTAAAAGACAAATGCCCTAAAATTCTTGATGAAATTCAAAAAAATCTGTTTGAAAAAGCTAAAACACGCATAATTGAAAATACAGTTTTTGTAACTTCATATGAGGATCTTCAAGCAGAAATACAAAAAGGGAAATTTGTTATTGCTCCTTTTAATGAAAGTTCATTAAAAGAGAAACAAATACAAGATGAAACTACCGCAACAGCTCGTTGTATTTTGCCAAAAAATTCAATATTTAACATACCACAAAGCGGTAATTCAATATTTAGCGGCAAAAAAACTACTAGATTTGTCTTATTTGCAAAGTCTTATTAA
- a CDS encoding energy-coupling factor transporter transmembrane protein EcfT, with amino-acid sequence MNQNHDQEKNNQKINDQNQSNFYNSKNYSTNKSHNSNFASRDRKYQHYGNFQKPNYSQDLKNNTTNPFQGDDSQKFVDPKDIEIQAQNSPQYDHQSEKYVSYQPNYLKSQQNLETTQEQKKESKNLLQKVTKSKKSNQINFSWLLHDDENQFFYFLSDSRSVAEISDLNKKMQYREKHSAWTSSFYQLNSDIFQKHEKRTKTKINPVEKLWNNISFTAKSIYYSISTLLVSMLMLIFWLFFAGISNFQFWQYLAFVGSFVLFLVIIQTLVYFNNLKNRKRPRKLIFYYIADSIFLLLNYIVRLVFLLSPLFSHKLIVLNVNSEIIGQNLAQLNPYSQILYYVFWFPALSYFFGLGFFILIKWSEFVKNFWFTFAIFKILTYQKLANEYKIRHDDERLAKKLKDKWIELYKIGRPLGNFLHPSFIFAYKQIKIDPNLPIEEQEKLVNDVFHIVTEDVAKYR; translated from the coding sequence ATGAATCAAAATCACGACCAAGAAAAAAATAATCAAAAAATAAACGACCAAAATCAGTCTAATTTTTATAATTCAAAAAATTACAGCACTAACAAATCTCATAATTCGAATTTTGCTTCCCGTGATCGCAAATATCAACATTATGGTAATTTTCAAAAACCCAATTATAGTCAAGATTTAAAAAATAACACCACTAATCCATTTCAAGGAGATGATAGTCAGAAATTTGTAGATCCAAAAGATATCGAAATTCAGGCCCAAAATAGCCCTCAATATGATCATCAATCGGAAAAATACGTTAGTTATCAGCCTAATTATCTAAAATCACAGCAAAATTTAGAAACAACCCAAGAGCAAAAAAAGGAGTCAAAAAATTTACTTCAAAAAGTTACAAAATCAAAAAAATCTAACCAAATTAATTTTTCATGACTTTTGCATGATGATGAAAATCAGTTTTTTTACTTCCTGTCTGATTCAAGATCTGTAGCTGAAATTAGCGATTTAAATAAAAAAATGCAATATCGTGAAAAGCATTCGGCTTGAACTTCAAGTTTTTACCAGCTTAATTCAGATATTTTTCAAAAGCATGAAAAAAGAACCAAAACTAAAATAAATCCTGTCGAAAAACTTTGAAATAATATCTCTTTTACTGCTAAGTCAATTTATTATTCAATTTCAACCTTGCTAGTTTCGATGTTAATGCTTATTTTTTGATTATTTTTTGCCGGAATTAGTAATTTTCAATTCTGACAGTATTTAGCATTTGTTGGATCATTTGTTCTATTTTTAGTAATTATTCAAACTTTGGTTTATTTTAATAATTTAAAAAACCGCAAAAGGCCAAGAAAATTAATTTTTTATTATATTGCCGATTCGATTTTTTTACTATTAAATTATATTGTAAGATTAGTGTTTTTACTTAGCCCGCTTTTTAGTCATAAATTGATAGTTTTAAATGTTAATTCTGAAATAATTGGTCAAAATTTAGCGCAACTAAATCCTTATAGTCAAATTTTATATTATGTTTTTTGGTTTCCAGCACTAAGCTACTTTTTTGGCCTAGGATTTTTTATCCTTATTAAGTGGTCTGAATTTGTCAAAAACTTTTGATTTACCTTTGCTATTTTTAAAATTTTGACTTATCAAAAATTGGCAAATGAATATAAAATAAGACATGATGATGAAAGGCTTGCTAAAAAATTAAAAGATAAATGGATTGAATTGTACAAAATTGGACGTCCATTAGGTAATTTTTTACATCCTTCATTTATTTTTGCTTATAAACAAATTAAAATAGACCCAAATCTTCCAATTGAAGAGCAAGAAAAACTAGTAAATGATGTTTTCCATATAGTAACTGAGGATGTTGCCAAATATCGCTAG
- the mraZ gene encoding division/cell wall cluster transcriptional repressor MraZ codes for MFGTVFRILDEKNRIVLPPAFRDELEGDFYISANLEKILEIRSQTEFDIIAQKIGKANSLDPRLRDFARYFFGNTVKVSVDKQGRFLIPKNLLDLAAVKKRIYLLGVNNKIEIWPEERYDQFFAKFSDSDVTADLEKELLKSGVEL; via the coding sequence ATGTTTGGAACTGTTTTCAGAATATTAGATGAAAAAAATAGAATTGTGCTACCTCCTGCTTTTCGTGATGAACTTGAAGGTGACTTCTATATTTCAGCTAATTTGGAAAAAATTCTCGAGATCAGAAGCCAAACCGAATTTGATATTATTGCCCAAAAAATTGGAAAAGCAAACTCATTAGATCCACGACTTCGTGATTTTGCAAGATATTTTTTTGGAAATACCGTCAAAGTTTCTGTCGATAAGCAAGGTAGATTTTTAATTCCCAAAAATTTACTTGACTTGGCCGCTGTCAAAAAAAGAATCTATTTATTAGGGGTTAATAACAAAATTGAAATTTGGCCTGAAGAAAGATACGATCAATTTTTTGCAAAGTTTTCTGACAGTGATGTCACCGCTGATTTAGAAAAAGAATTGCTAAAATCGGGAGTTGAATTATAA
- the rsmH gene encoding 16S rRNA (cytosine(1402)-N(4))-methyltransferase RsmH, with protein sequence MHIPVLLEEVILALEINPEGFYVDLTLGRGGHSKAILEKLTTGKLIVFDKDIQAIDETKSKLTAISQNVDFICSDFVNFDYHLEKLGIDYIDGFIVDLGVSSPQIDNPERGFSYSKDGNLDMRMDTSQSLDASWVLNQYSEEKLTQIFYKYGQVKFARQIAKAIIENRPLKTTFDLTKIVKKVIPALALSKKNFVKNVFQAVRIEVNNELESLQMLLKKLPKFLKHGSKVLIISFHSLEDRIVKDAFLNLVNKSKQDFFKKGDPEFSTKVFRPSPKEVLLNPRAKSAKLRVLIKNS encoded by the coding sequence ATGCACATTCCAGTTTTGTTAGAAGAAGTTATCTTAGCTCTTGAAATTAATCCCGAAGGATTTTATGTTGATTTAACTTTAGGGCGTGGCGGACATTCCAAGGCGATTCTTGAAAAATTAACAACGGGAAAACTGATTGTTTTTGATAAAGATATCCAAGCCATAGACGAAACTAAATCTAAATTAACTGCAATTAGTCAAAATGTTGATTTTATTTGTTCAGATTTTGTAAACTTTGATTATCACTTAGAAAAATTGGGAATTGATTATATAGATGGGTTTATTGTTGATTTAGGTGTTTCTTCACCTCAAATTGATAATCCTGAGCGTGGCTTTTCTTACTCTAAAGATGGCAATTTAGATATGAGAATGGACACAAGTCAATCTCTTGATGCTTCTTGAGTTTTAAATCAATATTCTGAAGAAAAACTAACTCAGATTTTTTACAAATACGGACAAGTAAAATTTGCGCGGCAAATTGCAAAAGCAATCATTGAAAATAGACCTTTGAAAACTACTTTTGATCTTACTAAAATTGTCAAAAAAGTTATTCCAGCACTGGCGTTATCTAAAAAAAACTTTGTCAAAAATGTTTTCCAGGCTGTGCGAATTGAAGTAAATAATGAACTTGAATCTCTGCAAATGTTGTTAAAAAAGTTACCAAAATTCTTAAAGCACGGTTCAAAAGTTTTAATTATTAGCTTCCATTCGCTAGAGGATCGAATTGTCAAAGATGCATTTTTAAATTTAGTTAACAAGTCTAAGCAAGATTTTTTTAAAAAAGGTGATCCAGAATTCTCAACGAAAGTTTTTCGACCATCACCAAAAGAAGTTTTGCTAAATCCAAGAGCAAAATCAGCTAAATTACGAGTTTTAATTAAAAATTCATAA
- a CDS encoding cell division protein FtsZ encodes MERCSKIMLMGLGDFGSKIVQSLNLDQANFPKFFINSRDEYSNFNFSDQNSLILSQSNFGYDWKKANQAVKDKSLEIQSILAGVKILFLIVGLGGSTGSGAVLEVAEIAQKMNIIIIVLATNPSENESKFRRETSFDVLQNLKKIVDSLILISPEEISSTFPSLIVENVLQLIAVTIQKKISILTKAICQQNALIHVNSSIIESILSNNNFVFVGYASAIGSNRAIVATENAFKNHFVEFDLSSSEEMLITISANNSILQTEINDVLNTIRKNFKPDLKFSYGVYTNTKLDKQIEIGIIASQKKHSYESKKAAKLNLAFDNKFSIF; translated from the coding sequence ATGGAAAGATGTAGTAAAATTATGCTAATGGGATTAGGTGATTTTGGATCTAAAATTGTTCAAAGTCTCAATTTAGATCAAGCTAACTTTCCAAAATTTTTTATAAATTCACGAGATGAATATTCTAATTTCAATTTTAGCGATCAAAATTCACTAATTCTTAGTCAATCAAATTTTGGATATGACTGGAAAAAAGCAAACCAAGCAGTGAAAGATAAAAGTTTAGAAATTCAATCTATTCTTGCTGGGGTCAAAATTCTCTTTTTGATTGTCGGATTAGGCGGATCAACTGGATCAGGAGCGGTTTTAGAAGTAGCTGAAATTGCTCAAAAAATGAATATAATTATAATAGTTTTAGCAACAAATCCTTCTGAAAATGAGTCAAAATTTAGACGCGAAACAAGTTTTGACGTGCTTCAAAATTTGAAAAAAATTGTTGATTCATTAATTTTAATTTCACCAGAAGAAATAAGTTCAACATTTCCGAGTCTTATAGTTGAAAATGTTCTTCAATTAATAGCAGTGACTATTCAAAAGAAAATTTCAATTCTAACAAAAGCTATTTGTCAACAAAATGCATTAATTCATGTTAACAGTTCAATCATCGAGTCAATTTTATCCAACAATAATTTTGTTTTTGTCGGATATGCAAGTGCAATTGGTTCAAATAGGGCAATAGTTGCAACTGAAAATGCCTTTAAAAACCATTTTGTCGAATTTGATCTCTCATCTTCCGAGGAAATGTTAATAACAATTAGTGCTAACAATTCAATTTTACAAACCGAAATTAACGATGTTCTTAACACAATTAGAAAAAATTTCAAACCAGACTTAAAATTTTCTTATGGCGTGTATACAAACACAAAATTAGATAAACAAATTGAAATTGGTATAATTGCAAGTCAGAAAAAGCATAGTTATGAAAGCAAAAAAGCAGCAAAATTAAATCTTGCCTTCGATAACAAATTTAGTATTTTCTAA
- a CDS encoding nicotinate phosphoribosyltransferase codes for MSKFNKYISDYFLDSQKILAKFNPKNIVILQFFQRRDFAVIGGMDEVLKFLVDNTDYKKYKIRYLQDGTRVKKREIVLELEGPLHLFGHVEGIIDGILSRSTSIATNAFLCKKAANDKEIIFMADRSDHYLMHQIDGKAAKIGGISIFSNLAQSGKSATKNFGSMPHSLIQNFDGDLIKTSQAYRKIFPDQPLVALVDFNNNVIEESLAVLAEFGENLAGVRIDTSSNIADQMFEDPKKDEFGINAKLIKKLREELDKNNGQHVKIIASSGLNPMKIRELEEQNAPVDLYGVGEYMLQIRNHFSADATVLNGKKLAKFGRFYRKNPKLITFEYEK; via the coding sequence ATGTCAAAATTCAATAAATATATATCTGACTATTTTCTTGATAGTCAAAAAATACTTGCAAAATTTAATCCGAAAAATATTGTTATTTTACAGTTTTTCCAACGTAGAGATTTTGCCGTTATTGGCGGAATGGATGAAGTTTTAAAATTTTTAGTAGATAATACTGATTATAAAAAATATAAAATTCGTTATTTACAAGATGGAACTCGTGTAAAAAAACGTGAAATAGTTCTTGAATTAGAGGGTCCTTTACATCTTTTTGGTCATGTTGAAGGAATTATTGATGGAATTTTAAGCCGCTCAACTTCAATAGCAACAAATGCTTTTTTATGCAAAAAAGCAGCAAATGATAAAGAAATAATCTTTATGGCCGATCGTTCTGATCACTATTTGATGCACCAAATTGACGGAAAAGCAGCAAAAATAGGTGGTATTTCGATATTTAGCAATTTAGCTCAATCAGGAAAAAGTGCTACTAAAAATTTTGGCTCAATGCCTCACTCTTTAATTCAAAATTTTGACGGTGATCTTATTAAAACTTCTCAAGCTTACCGTAAAATTTTCCCAGACCAACCACTGGTAGCATTAGTAGATTTTAACAACAATGTAATTGAAGAATCCTTAGCTGTTTTGGCTGAATTTGGTGAAAATTTAGCCGGAGTTAGAATTGATACTTCTTCAAATATTGCCGATCAAATGTTCGAAGATCCTAAAAAAGACGAATTTGGAATTAATGCAAAATTAATAAAAAAACTACGTGAAGAGCTAGATAAAAATAACGGTCAACACGTAAAAATTATCGCCTCATCAGGATTAAATCCTATGAAAATTAGAGAATTAGAAGAACAAAACGCCCCTGTAGATTTATACGGTGTTGGTGAATATATGCTTCAAATTCGAAATCATTTTAGCGCCGATGCAACAGTGTTAAATGGCAAAAAATTAGCTAAATTTGGTCGTTTTTATCGTAAAAATCCAAAATTAATAACTTTTGAATATGAAAAATAA
- a CDS encoding tRNA1(Val) (adenine(37)-N6)-methyltransferase, with translation MKNNLELNNLGYNDDLKIWQDKTSFNYSVDTILLGNFITLTKRVKLALEIGTNNAALAIFVAHRKKDLTIDAIEINEKAVNLAKKNVEINKKESQINLICADFNQFWVEHNKKQSRKYDLIFANPPYFKVGTKKIRNVSPEFKNAIYEFSLNLSQLILGASKIIQDKGRLSLVLPIERFIDVIECLRQGRFEPKRVQFVMARVGSSPKFVLVESDFNAQWGTQFLHNLYLHPNNKNEHVYRKEIQKLYVARKVKNG, from the coding sequence ATGAAAAATAATCTTGAATTGAATAATTTGGGTTATAATGATGACCTCAAAATTTGACAAGACAAGACAAGTTTTAATTATTCAGTTGATACTATTTTGCTAGGAAATTTCATCACCTTAACTAAAAGAGTAAAACTAGCACTTGAAATAGGAACAAATAACGCAGCACTAGCAATTTTTGTTGCTCATCGAAAAAAAGATTTAACTATTGATGCAATTGAAATTAATGAAAAAGCCGTTAATTTAGCTAAAAAAAACGTTGAAATTAATAAAAAAGAAAGCCAAATTAATCTAATTTGTGCTGATTTCAATCAATTTTGAGTTGAACATAATAAAAAACAGTCACGAAAATACGACTTAATTTTTGCTAATCCTCCTTATTTTAAAGTCGGAACAAAAAAAATCCGAAATGTTAGCCCTGAGTTTAAAAATGCAATTTATGAATTTAGCCTTAATTTATCGCAATTAATTCTCGGGGCAAGTAAAATTATTCAAGACAAAGGAAGATTATCGCTGGTTTTGCCAATCGAGAGATTTATTGATGTGATAGAATGTTTGCGTCAGGGTCGATTTGAGCCAAAGCGTGTTCAATTTGTAATGGCAAGAGTGGGATCTAGTCCCAAATTTGTTTTGGTTGAATCAGATTTTAACGCTCAGTGGGGAACCCAATTCCTACATAATCTATATTTACACCCTAATAATAAAAATGAACATGTTTATCGCAAAGAAATTCAGAAACTTTATGTAGCCCGAAAGGTTAAAAATGGCTAA